From a region of the Procambarus clarkii isolate CNS0578487 chromosome 18, FALCON_Pclarkii_2.0, whole genome shotgun sequence genome:
- the LOC138366012 gene encoding uro-adherence factor A-like, producing MNDIHGVLNVCGIKVMQVTAPLLCQGRTLTDERTLTDERTLTDERTLTDERTLTDERTLTDGRTLTDERTLTDERTLTDERTLTDERTLTDERTLTDERTLTDGRTLTDERTLTDGRTLTDERTLTDERTLTDGRTLTDERTLTDERTLTDERTLTDERTLTDGRTLTDERTLTDERTLTDERTLTDERTLTDERTLTDERTLTDGRTLTDERTLTDGRTLTDERTLTDERTLTDGRTLTDERTLTDERTLTDERTLTDERTLTDDWTLLK from the exons atgaatgacatacatGGGGTATTAAATGTATGCGGCATTAAAGTAatgcaagttacagccccgctcctgtgccag GGACGAACACTTACGGATGAACGAACACTTACGGATGAACGAACACTTACGGATGAACGAACACTTACGGATGAACGAACACTTACGGATGAACGAACACTTACGGATGGACGAACACTTACGGATGAACGAACACTTACGGATGAACGAACACTTACGGATGAACGAACACTTACGGATGAACGAACACTTACGGATGAACGAACACTTACGGATGAACGAACACTTACGGATGGACGAACACTTACGGATGAACGAACACTTACGGATGGACGAACACTTACGGATGAACGAACACTTACGGATGAACGAACACTTACGGATGGACGAACACTTACGGATGAACGAACACTTACGGATGAACGAACACTTACGGATGAACGAACACTTACGGATGAACGAACACTTACGGATGGACGAACACTTACGGATGAACGAACACTTACGGATGAACGAACACTTACGGATGAACGAACACTTACGGATGAACGAACACTTACGGATGAACGAACACTTACGGATGAACGAACACTTACGGATGGACGAACACTTACGGATGAACGAACACTTACGGATGGACGAACACTTACGGATGAACGAACACTTACGGATGAACGAACACTTACGGATGGACGAACACTTACGGATGAACGAACACTTACGGATGAACGAACACTTACGGATGAACGAACACTTACGGATGAACGAACACTTACGGATGACTGGACACTCCTGAAGTAA
- the LOC123754532 gene encoding uncharacterized protein, giving the protein MSPFRCRCRPPDVDVALPMSMPPSRCRCHPPDVDATLPIPPSRCRCHPPDIDATLPMSMPHSRCRCHTPDVDATLPMSMPPSRYRCHPPDVDATLPMSMPPSRCRCHPPDIDATLPMSMPPSRCRCHPPDVDATLPMSMPPSRCRCHPPDVDATLPISMPPSRCRCHPPDIDATLPMSMPPSRCRCHPPDIDATLPMSMPPSRYRCHPPDVDATLPIKN; this is encoded by the coding sequence ATGTCGCCCTTCCGATGTCGATGTCGCCCTCCCGATGTCGATGTCGCCCTCCCGATGTCGATGCCACCCTCCCGATGTCGATGCCACCCTCCCGATGTCGATGCCACCTTGCCGATTCCCCCCTCCCGATGTCGATGCCACCCTCCCGATATCGATGCCACCCTCCCGATGTCGATGCCACACTCCCGATGTCGATGCCACACTCCCGATGTCGATGCCACACTCCCGATGTCGATGCCACCCTCCCGATATCGATGCCACCCTCCCGATGTCGATGCCACCCTCCCGATGTCGATGCCACCCTCCCGATGTCGATGCCACCCTCCCGATATCGATGCCACCCTCCCGATGTCGATGCCACCCTCCCGATGTCGATGCCACCCTCCCGATGTCGATGCCACACTCCCGATGTCGATGCCACCCTCCCGATGTCGATGCCACCCTCCCGATGTCGATGCCACCCTCCCGATATCGATGCCACCCTCCCGATGTCGATGCCACCCTCCCGATATCGATGCCACCCTCCCGATGTCGATGCCACCCTCCCGATGTCGATGCCACCCTCCCGATATCGATGCCACCCTCCCGATGTCGATGCCACCCTCCCGATATCGATGCCACCCTCCCGATGTCGATGCCACACTCCCGATTAAGAATTAA